In the genome of Halobacterium noricense, one region contains:
- a CDS encoding ORC1-type DNA replication protein: MSDDPEEGMLGWDESVFRDEHVFEIDYVPEVFQHRESQLQTLQYALRPAVRGNRPLNVMVRGPPGTGKTTAVQKLFGELGGQHGVRTVRVNCQVDSTRYAVFSRIFEEIFDYEPPSSGISFKKLFGQVAERIADDEEVLVVALDDVNYLFYEDEASDTLYSLLRAHETHSGAKVGVILVSSDLDLDVIENLDGRVQSVFRPEEAYFPSYGRGEITDILRNRVDVGFRDDAVPTTVLDRVAELTDEAGDLRVGIDLLRRAGLHAESRASTTVEPEDVDAVSEEAKNIHLSRSLRALSDTERALVETVADCDGEQAGDVYDAFNDRTDLGYTRYTEIVNKLDKLGLIDAEYEQLDGRGRSRTLRLTHDPEAVKEQL, translated from the coding sequence ATGAGCGACGACCCCGAGGAGGGGATGCTGGGCTGGGACGAGTCCGTGTTCCGGGACGAGCACGTCTTCGAGATCGACTACGTCCCGGAGGTCTTCCAGCACCGCGAGTCCCAACTCCAGACGCTGCAGTACGCGCTGCGCCCGGCCGTCCGCGGCAACCGGCCGCTGAACGTGATGGTCCGGGGACCGCCGGGCACCGGGAAGACGACGGCGGTCCAGAAGCTGTTCGGCGAACTCGGCGGCCAGCACGGCGTCCGCACGGTGCGCGTGAACTGCCAGGTCGACTCCACGCGGTACGCGGTGTTCTCCCGCATCTTCGAGGAGATTTTCGACTACGAGCCGCCCTCCTCCGGGATTTCGTTCAAGAAACTGTTCGGCCAGGTCGCCGAGCGCATCGCCGACGACGAGGAAGTGCTGGTGGTGGCGCTCGACGACGTGAACTACCTCTTCTACGAGGACGAGGCCTCCGACACGCTGTACTCGCTGCTGCGCGCCCACGAGACGCACTCGGGCGCGAAGGTCGGCGTCATCCTGGTGTCCTCGGACCTCGACTTGGACGTCATCGAGAACCTCGACGGCCGCGTACAGTCGGTGTTCCGGCCCGAGGAGGCGTACTTCCCGTCGTACGGCCGGGGCGAAATCACGGACATCCTCCGGAATCGCGTCGACGTCGGCTTCCGCGACGACGCGGTGCCGACGACGGTGCTGGACCGCGTCGCGGAACTCACGGACGAGGCCGGCGACCTCCGCGTCGGCATCGACTTGCTGCGGCGCGCGGGCCTCCACGCCGAATCCCGCGCGAGCACCACCGTCGAACCGGAAGACGTGGACGCGGTCTCCGAGGAAGCCAAGAACATCCACCTCTCGCGGAGCCTGCGCGCGCTCTCCGACACCGAGCGCGCGCTCGTGGAGACGGTCGCGGACTGCGACGGCGAACAAGCCGGCGACGTCTACGACGCCTTCAACGACCGCACCGACCTGGGGTACACGCGGTACACGGAAATCGTGAACAAGCTCGACAAGCTCGGACTCATCGACGCGGAGTACGAGCAACTCGACGGCCGCGGGCGCTCGCGGACGCTCCGGCTCACGCACGACCCCGAAGCCGTCAAAGAGCAGCTCTAA
- a CDS encoding endonuclease MutS2, with protein MELEAIPGVGAKTAESLRSLDNPEDALRRGDVAAVARAPGVTDGRAARIVRGAIRARHDDSGGFLATDRASEVYERVLALLQERAVTDYASQRLRTFYPSATESRIAEVNEFADDAMALDPDSEVLDALAGVEPLSRADALAVRDRCLATTDAETYSEARDAFPELSVEVAEDARGLADLARGYSTVVALDEAFAGVEVDGDVRVEPDALERPEEVVPERVLSFFATNRDRIRAAVAVHEAAGLETDVDLDELDAALAQLDSEGAVAGDDELDRLSTAVDDLDAAVSTAESVANDQLREVIQEQDVTIEGSDLLSLVERGAGVDSLLSRELADEYADAVDAARAHLVDALALRDGEASVARQAFGDSPTFPVDHDPEAVSRLREELTAARDRRSAERKRELAATLADLREPTRGLVERALELDVELAVARFADDFDCVLAERGGRGFDIEGGRSPILDVAFDEVEPVDYGVDGVALLSGVNSGGKTSTLDLVAVVVVLAHMGLPVPAESARVPEVEELHYYAKSQGTLDAGAFEATLRDFAGLTEGAARKLVLVDELESITEPGASAKIVAGILEELHEAGASGVFVSHLAGEIRDQCGFDVTVDGIRARGLKDGELVVERSPVKDHLARSTPELIVEKLATEGDGTEGDDGASAGSFYDRLLGKF; from the coding sequence ATGGAGTTAGAGGCGATTCCCGGCGTGGGCGCGAAGACCGCGGAGTCGCTGCGATCCCTCGACAACCCCGAAGACGCACTACGGCGTGGGGACGTAGCGGCGGTCGCTCGCGCGCCGGGCGTCACCGACGGGCGGGCCGCGCGCATCGTCCGCGGCGCGATTCGCGCGCGTCACGACGACTCCGGCGGCTTCCTGGCGACGGACCGCGCCAGCGAGGTGTACGAGCGCGTGCTCGCGCTGCTGCAGGAGCGCGCGGTCACCGACTACGCGAGCCAGCGGCTGCGCACGTTCTACCCGAGCGCTACCGAGTCCCGCATCGCCGAGGTCAACGAGTTCGCGGACGACGCGATGGCGCTCGACCCCGACTCGGAGGTGCTGGATGCGCTGGCGGGCGTCGAGCCGCTGTCGCGGGCCGACGCGCTCGCAGTGCGAGATAGGTGTCTGGCGACGACGGACGCGGAGACGTACAGCGAAGCCCGGGACGCGTTTCCCGAGTTGTCGGTGGAAGTCGCGGAGGACGCCCGCGGGCTCGCTGACCTCGCGCGCGGCTACTCGACGGTCGTGGCGCTCGACGAGGCGTTCGCGGGCGTGGAGGTCGACGGCGACGTGCGCGTCGAACCCGACGCGCTGGAGCGCCCGGAGGAGGTCGTCCCCGAGCGCGTGCTCTCGTTCTTCGCGACGAACCGCGACCGCATCCGCGCCGCGGTCGCCGTCCACGAAGCCGCCGGCCTCGAAACGGACGTGGACCTCGACGAACTGGACGCGGCGCTCGCGCAACTCGATTCCGAGGGGGCGGTCGCGGGCGACGACGAACTCGACCGACTCTCGACCGCGGTAGACGACCTCGACGCGGCGGTGTCGACCGCGGAGTCCGTGGCGAACGACCAACTCCGGGAGGTCATCCAGGAGCAGGACGTCACCATCGAGGGCTCGGACCTCCTGAGCCTCGTGGAGCGCGGTGCGGGCGTGGACAGCCTGCTCTCGCGGGAGCTCGCCGACGAGTACGCCGACGCCGTCGACGCCGCGCGCGCCCACCTCGTGGACGCGCTGGCGTTGCGTGACGGGGAGGCCAGCGTCGCCCGACAGGCGTTCGGGGACTCGCCGACGTTCCCCGTCGACCACGACCCGGAAGCCGTCTCCCGGCTGCGCGAAGAGTTGACCGCGGCCCGGGACCGCCGGAGCGCCGAGCGCAAGCGCGAACTCGCGGCGACGCTGGCGGACCTCCGGGAGCCGACGCGTGGGCTCGTGGAGCGTGCGCTCGAATTGGACGTGGAGTTGGCGGTCGCGCGGTTCGCGGACGATTTCGACTGCGTGCTCGCCGAGCGCGGCGGCCGCGGGTTCGACATCGAGGGCGGGCGCTCGCCGATTCTCGACGTCGCCTTCGACGAGGTCGAGCCCGTGGACTACGGCGTCGACGGCGTGGCGCTGCTCTCCGGCGTGAACTCCGGCGGGAAGACGAGCACGCTCGACCTGGTGGCGGTCGTGGTCGTGCTCGCGCACATGGGCCTCCCGGTACCCGCGGAGTCCGCCAGAGTGCCCGAGGTCGAGGAACTGCACTACTACGCGAAGTCACAGGGGACGCTGGACGCGGGCGCGTTCGAGGCGACGCTCCGGGACTTCGCGGGCTTGACGGAGGGAGCGGCGCGCAAACTCGTGCTCGTGGACGAGCTAGAGTCCATCACGGAGCCGGGGGCCTCGGCGAAAATCGTGGCGGGCATCCTCGAAGAACTCCACGAGGCGGGCGCGTCCGGCGTGTTCGTCTCCCACCTCGCGGGCGAGATACGCGACCAGTGTGGGTTCGACGTGACCGTCGACGGCATCCGCGCCCGGGGGCTGAAGGACGGCGAACTGGTCGTCGAGCGCTCCCCCGTCAAGGACCACCTCGCGCGCTCGACGCCGGAGCTCATCGTGGAGAAGTTGGCCACCGAGGGCGACGGGACGGAAGGCGACGACGGCGCGTCCGCGGGGTCGTTCTACGACCGATTGCTCGGGAAGTTCTGA
- a CDS encoding DUF7470 family protein produces the protein MLDKLGLSGLFGVLLILAGIGVVAWNAPIVAAGLVLVLLGLALVVRRAAKSVMGMFGF, from the coding sequence ATGCTCGACAAACTCGGCCTCTCCGGACTGTTCGGCGTCCTGCTGATTCTCGCCGGCATCGGCGTCGTCGCGTGGAACGCCCCCATCGTCGCTGCCGGCCTCGTCCTCGTCCTGCTCGGCCTCGCGCTCGTCGTGCGCCGCGCCGCCAAGTCGGTTATGGGGATGTTCGGGTTCTAA
- the eif1A gene encoding translation initiation factor eIF-1A, translated as MSDDEGGRTNLRMPEDDEVFAEVTDMLGANRVRVRCADGEERTARIPGRMQKRIWIREGDVVLVEPWDWQDEKGDVVWRYEKSEADQLRDEGHIK; from the coding sequence ATGAGCGACGACGAAGGTGGACGCACGAACCTTCGGATGCCCGAGGACGACGAGGTGTTCGCGGAAGTCACAGACATGCTCGGCGCGAACCGCGTCCGGGTTCGTTGCGCGGACGGGGAGGAGCGGACCGCCCGCATCCCCGGCCGGATGCAGAAGCGCATCTGGATTCGAGAGGGCGACGTCGTGCTCGTCGAGCCGTGGGATTGGCAGGACGAGAAGGGCGACGTCGTGTGGCGATACGAGAAATCGGAGGCGGACCAACTACGTGACGAAGGACACATCAAATAA
- the rio1 gene encoding serine/threonine-protein kinase Rio1, with protein sequence MTDGFGLAEDTEGASGDEFEEIDVSDTEADRIARRQDREFAEFRKRLKDNERFKLDDGAFDDATYAAIYKLVEDGYVGAFGGPISTGKEANVYEALDHDGGDVAVKVYRINASNFKQMRGYLEGDPRFEGIRGDKKAVVLSWTRKEFANLQRAREAGVRVPEPIAVQRNVLVMELIGREGDAAPTLNDVDVDNPETAYEVVREYIRRLYDAGLVHGDLSEYNLVVYDGELVVIDVGQAVTIHHNKHDEFLQRDCRNIANFFARQGADVDPESLYDYVVENASPRSDETTDRPDDE encoded by the coding sequence GTGACCGACGGGTTCGGTCTCGCCGAGGACACCGAGGGAGCGTCCGGCGACGAGTTCGAGGAAATCGACGTCTCGGACACGGAAGCGGACCGCATCGCACGCAGACAGGACCGGGAGTTCGCGGAGTTCCGGAAGCGTCTGAAGGACAACGAGCGGTTCAAACTCGACGACGGCGCGTTCGACGACGCGACGTACGCCGCGATCTACAAGCTCGTCGAGGACGGCTACGTGGGCGCGTTCGGCGGCCCGATTTCGACCGGGAAGGAGGCCAACGTCTACGAGGCGCTGGACCACGACGGCGGCGACGTCGCGGTCAAAGTCTACCGCATCAACGCGTCGAACTTCAAGCAGATGCGGGGCTACCTCGAAGGCGACCCGCGCTTCGAGGGGATTCGCGGCGACAAGAAGGCGGTCGTGTTGTCGTGGACGCGCAAGGAGTTCGCGAACCTCCAGCGCGCCCGCGAGGCCGGCGTTCGCGTCCCCGAGCCCATCGCGGTCCAGCGGAACGTGCTCGTGATGGAACTCATCGGACGGGAGGGTGACGCCGCGCCGACGCTGAACGACGTCGACGTGGACAACCCCGAGACGGCCTACGAGGTCGTCCGCGAGTACATCCGCCGGCTGTACGACGCGGGGCTCGTGCACGGCGACCTCTCGGAGTACAACCTCGTGGTGTACGACGGCGAACTCGTCGTCATCGACGTCGGGCAGGCGGTCACCATCCACCACAACAAACACGACGAGTTCCTGCAGCGGGACTGCCGGAATATCGCGAACTTCTTCGCGCGACAGGGCGCGGATGTCGACCCCGAGTCGCTGTACGACTACGTCGTCGAGAACGCGTCGCCGCGGTCGGACGAGACGACCGACCGCCCCGATGACGAGTAA
- a CDS encoding tryptophan--tRNA ligase, with amino-acid sequence MPTDSVTPYSVAGDVDYEKLLAQFGADALTDDQRRRFPDHPLVRRGSFYAGRDVDAFLDSDEQSVVTGIGPSGPMHLGHAMVFYFAKRLQDALGARVYVPVSDDEKYWFKDQTAAETADYLEDNLRDLLAVGFDPELTRIVVDTEDADVVYPLATAFGRDVTNSTLEAVYGTPANVGQGFYPAVQTAHLLLPQLVHGAHETLVPIAVDQDPHVRVSRDVAAKARYPASKPGALLMRFLPSLGGPGKMSSSEGVAIRLTDDAETVRQKIREHAYTGGRASVAEHREHGGDPEVDVPFQYLAAFFERDDRELARVERDYRRGDLLSGELKELAADRIVDFLDGHQRRRDALGDVREELAAYRLTADERERARASVGFQRE; translated from the coding sequence ATGCCAACCGACTCCGTCACACCGTACAGCGTCGCGGGCGACGTCGACTACGAGAAACTGCTCGCCCAGTTCGGCGCGGACGCACTGACCGACGACCAACGCCGCCGCTTCCCCGACCACCCGCTCGTGCGCCGCGGCTCGTTCTACGCGGGCCGCGACGTGGACGCGTTCCTCGATTCGGACGAGCAGTCCGTGGTCACGGGCATCGGGCCGTCCGGGCCGATGCATCTCGGGCACGCGATGGTGTTCTACTTCGCGAAGCGCCTGCAGGACGCGCTCGGCGCGCGCGTCTACGTTCCCGTCTCGGACGACGAGAAGTACTGGTTCAAGGACCAGACCGCCGCGGAGACCGCCGACTACCTCGAAGACAATCTTCGGGACCTGCTCGCGGTCGGCTTCGACCCCGAGCTGACCAGAATCGTCGTCGACACCGAGGACGCGGACGTGGTCTACCCGCTGGCGACGGCGTTCGGGCGGGACGTCACGAACTCCACGCTCGAAGCCGTCTACGGGACTCCGGCGAACGTCGGGCAGGGGTTCTACCCGGCCGTGCAGACCGCGCACCTGCTCCTCCCTCAGCTCGTCCACGGCGCTCACGAGACGCTCGTCCCCATCGCCGTCGACCAGGACCCGCACGTTCGCGTGAGCCGGGACGTCGCCGCGAAAGCCCGCTACCCCGCGAGCAAGCCCGGCGCGCTGCTGATGCGGTTCCTGCCGTCGCTGGGCGGTCCCGGGAAGATGAGTAGCTCCGAGGGCGTCGCGATTCGGCTCACGGACGACGCCGAGACAGTTCGACAAAAAATCCGCGAGCACGCCTACACGGGCGGCCGCGCGAGCGTCGCGGAGCACCGCGAGCACGGCGGCGACCCCGAGGTCGACGTCCCGTTCCAGTACCTCGCAGCGTTCTTCGAGCGCGACGACCGCGAGCTCGCGCGCGTCGAGCGCGACTACCGGCGCGGCGACCTGCTCTCGGGCGAACTGAAGGAGCTCGCCGCCGACCGCATCGTAGACTTTCTCGACGGGCACCAGCGCCGCCGCGACGCGCTCGGGGACGTCCGCGAGGAGCTCGCAGCCTACCGACTGACGGCGGACGAGCGCGAACGCGCGCGTGCATCGGTCGGCTTCCAGCGTGAGTGA